One part of the Lotus japonicus ecotype B-129 chromosome 2, LjGifu_v1.2 genome encodes these proteins:
- the LOC130737227 gene encoding FBD-associated F-box protein At5g60610-like, with the protein MADRISALPDELLCHILSFLPTKLAFTTTILSKRWTSLCRSLASLNVFYEGSPHDEHEVCGFVRDTISLIAPEQHQSTKNLVVCNLLEPLIRVDIEAAKWQHGVEGLEIYTTSCATLSPNIFRCQTLVCLKLSRISKVGKISSVDLPSLKSLHLFEVSFHNEKEDYRKFLNGAPILEDLYVAETSSSRSVHVVGTKTSNLVKAHLRPCIPNPQYFRRFKEYFSSHKFPNLIHLEFVFNCIPFSGWPTVLGMLYHCPRLQNLVIKKRSLEKHSYIETEEYSIVPVPECVSSHLRTCFIGSILNIEDDFRGHTIEVMSLVINLLPLILGINF; encoded by the exons ATGGCCGATAGGATTAGTGCTCTACCGGATGAACTTTTATGTCACATCCTCTCTTTTCTCCCAACTAAACTCGCATTCACCACCACCATTCTTTCAAAGCGTTGGACCTCACTTTGTCGTTCACTCGCCTCTCTCAACGTTTTCTATGAAGGCAGCCCTCACGACGAACACGAGGTGTGTGGCTTTGTTCGTGACACAATTTCACTCATTGCACCCGAGCAACATCAATCCACAAAAAATTTAGTGGTATGTAATTTACTTGAACCTCTCATTAGGGTTGACATCGAAGCCGCCAAATGGCAGCATGGTGTTGAGGGTCTCGAAATCTACACAACTAGTTGTGCCACCTTGTCGCCCAACATCTTCCGCTGCCAAACCCTTGTGTGTTTAAAACTGAGTAGAATAAGTAAGGTGGGTAAAATTTCCTCGGTTGATCTTCCTTCGCTCAAAAGTCTTCACTTGTTCGAGGTTTCTTTCCATAATGAAAAAGAGGATTACAGGAAGTTTCTCAATGGTGCACCCATTCTTGAGGATTTATATGTTGCAGAGACATCCAGTTCAAGATCTGTCCATGTTGTAGGGACCAAAACCTCCAACTTGGTGAAAGCACATTTACGTCCATGCATACCTAATCCTCAG TACTTCAGGCGCTTCAAGGAATATTTCTCCTCTCACAAGTTTCCGAACTTAATCCACCTTGAATTTGTATTTAATTGTATTCCCTTTTCTGGATGGCCTACCGTACTAGGAATGCTTTATCATTGTCCAAGGCTTCAAAATCTTGTCATCAAGAAG CGCTCTTTGGAGAAACATAGCTATATTGAGACAGAGGAATATTCAATTGTTCCTGTTCCGGAATGTGTTTCATCACATCTCAGAACATGTTTTATTGGTTCTATTTTAAACATTGAAGATGATTTCCG TGGGCATACAATTGAAGTCATGAG TTTAGTTATTAATTTGCTTCCTCTTATATTGGGGATTAATTTTTGA